From the Streptomyces nigrescens genome, one window contains:
- a CDS encoding response regulator, producing the protein MAIRVLLVDDQPLLRTGFRMILEAEQDLAVVGEAGDGLQALEQVRALQPDVVLMDIRMPRMDGVEATRQITGPAKDGPAKVLVLTTFDLDEYVVEALRAGASGFLLKDAPANELVQAIRVVAAGEAMLAPSITRRLLDKYAGHLPSGEEPVPDTLHTLTEREVEVLKLVARGLSNAEIAADLFVSETTVKTHVGHVLTKLGLRDRVQAAVYAYESGLVRPGAQ; encoded by the coding sequence GTGGCCATCCGCGTCCTGCTGGTCGACGACCAGCCCCTGTTGCGTACGGGATTCCGGATGATTCTGGAGGCGGAGCAGGATCTGGCGGTCGTCGGGGAGGCCGGTGACGGTCTCCAGGCACTGGAGCAGGTGCGGGCGCTGCAGCCCGATGTGGTGCTGATGGACATCCGGATGCCCCGGATGGACGGTGTCGAGGCGACCCGGCAGATCACCGGTCCGGCGAAGGACGGCCCGGCGAAGGTGCTGGTCCTGACGACCTTCGACCTGGACGAGTATGTCGTCGAGGCGCTGCGGGCGGGGGCGAGCGGCTTTCTGCTCAAGGACGCGCCGGCCAATGAGCTGGTGCAGGCGATCCGGGTGGTGGCGGCGGGCGAGGCGATGCTCGCACCGAGCATCACCCGTCGGCTGCTCGACAAGTACGCCGGGCATCTGCCGTCGGGCGAGGAGCCGGTGCCGGACACTCTGCACACCCTCACCGAGCGCGAGGTGGAGGTGCTGAAGCTGGTGGCCCGCGGGTTGTCGAATGCGGAGATCGCCGCGGATCTGTTCGTGAGCGAGACCACCGTCAAGACGCATGTGGGCCATGTGCTGACGAAGCTGGGGCTGCGCGACCGGGTGCAGGCGGCGGTGTACGCGTACGAGAGCGGGCTGGTGCGCCCCGGCGCGCAGTAG
- a CDS encoding RecB family exonuclease: MGWSTEQAEAGTRSGQSGGGPGAEAAGAEAEAAGAGARGGEQPRPPVALSPSRASDFMQCPLLYRFRVIDRLPEQPSAAATRGTVVHAVLERLFDAPAAERTAAGARAMVPGEWEKLLAKRPELAGLFAEDPQGERLAGWLAEAEALVERWFSLEDPTRLEPADRELYVETVLESGLQLRGFIDRVDVAPTGEVRIVDYKTGKAPRPQFAEGALFQMKFYALVMWRLRGVVPRRLQLVYLGSGDVVTYDPDEADLRGVERKLLALWEAIQLATATGDWRPRPTKLCGWCDHQAHCPEFGGTPPVYPLQVRPAEGGVPPQGRMGEI; the protein is encoded by the coding sequence ATGGGATGGAGCACGGAGCAGGCCGAGGCGGGCACACGGAGTGGGCAGAGCGGCGGCGGGCCGGGCGCGGAGGCGGCCGGGGCGGAGGCGGAGGCGGCCGGGGCGGGGGCGCGGGGCGGGGAGCAGCCACGGCCTCCGGTGGCGCTGTCGCCGTCACGGGCGAGCGATTTCATGCAGTGTCCGCTGCTCTACCGCTTCCGGGTGATCGACCGGCTGCCGGAGCAGCCGAGCGCGGCGGCGACCCGTGGCACGGTCGTGCATGCGGTGCTGGAGCGGCTCTTCGACGCCCCGGCGGCGGAGCGTACGGCGGCCGGGGCGCGGGCGATGGTGCCGGGCGAGTGGGAGAAGCTGCTCGCCAAGCGGCCGGAGCTGGCCGGGCTGTTCGCGGAGGATCCGCAGGGCGAGCGGCTGGCGGGGTGGCTGGCGGAGGCCGAGGCGCTGGTGGAGCGGTGGTTCTCGCTGGAGGACCCGACGCGTCTGGAGCCGGCGGACCGTGAGCTGTACGTGGAGACGGTGCTGGAGTCGGGGCTGCAGCTGCGCGGGTTCATCGACCGGGTGGACGTCGCGCCGACGGGCGAGGTGCGGATCGTCGACTACAAGACCGGCAAGGCGCCGCGGCCGCAGTTCGCCGAGGGCGCGCTGTTCCAGATGAAGTTCTACGCCCTGGTGATGTGGCGGCTGCGCGGTGTGGTGCCGCGGCGGCTGCAGCTGGTCTATCTGGGCAGCGGCGATGTGGTGACGTACGACCCGGACGAGGCCGATCTGCGGGGCGTGGAGCGGAAGTTGCTGGCGCTGTGGGAGGCGATCCAGCTGGCGACGGCGACCGGCGACTGGCGGCCGCGGCCGACGAAGCTGTGCGGCTGGTGCGACCACCAGGCGCACTGTCCGGAATTCGGCGGCACTCCCCCGGTGTATCCGCTCCAGGTGCGCCCGGCGGAGGGCGGTGTGCCGCCGCAGGGCAGAATGGGGGAGATCTAA
- a CDS encoding site-2 protease family protein: MDESGKSQDPEESVRPQPPEPPEKDKTPKGPTPGKKRSGGGILMGRPFGVPVYVAPSWFLVAALITWVFGGQLERVLPELGAARYLVSLFFAVAFYASVLVHELAHTVAALRFKLPVRRIQLQFFGGVSEIEKESETPGREFVLAFVGPLLSLVLAGVFYAGMQLVEPGTVPGVLLAGLMISNLIVAVFNLLPGLPLDGGRMLRALVWKITGRPMSGTIAAAWVGRALAVTVLIGLPLLTHTGALGTARPEIGGADSLTDALLAAILAAIIWTGAGNSLRMARLRERLPDLTARTLTRRAVPVETDTPLSEALRRANDAGARALVVVDRQGTPTALVREAAIVGVPDHRRPWVAVGTLAQDLKDGMRVSAELAGEDLLEYLRATPATEYLVIEETGEIYGVLSTADVERAFVSAMARKAA; encoded by the coding sequence GTGGACGAGAGCGGGAAGTCGCAGGACCCCGAGGAGTCCGTGCGGCCCCAGCCGCCCGAGCCGCCCGAGAAGGACAAGACCCCCAAGGGACCCACACCGGGCAAGAAGAGGAGCGGCGGCGGCATCCTGATGGGCCGTCCCTTCGGCGTACCGGTCTACGTGGCGCCCAGCTGGTTCCTCGTCGCGGCCCTGATCACCTGGGTCTTCGGCGGCCAGCTGGAGCGCGTACTGCCCGAGCTCGGCGCCGCCCGCTATCTGGTCTCGCTCTTCTTCGCCGTCGCCTTCTACGCCTCGGTGCTCGTCCACGAGCTGGCCCACACCGTCGCCGCGCTCCGCTTCAAGCTCCCCGTACGCCGCATCCAGCTGCAGTTCTTCGGCGGCGTCTCGGAGATCGAGAAGGAGAGCGAGACCCCCGGCAGGGAATTCGTCCTCGCCTTCGTCGGCCCGCTGCTCTCCCTCGTGCTCGCCGGTGTCTTCTACGCCGGTATGCAGCTGGTCGAGCCCGGCACCGTCCCCGGTGTCCTGCTCGCGGGCCTGATGATCTCCAACCTCATCGTCGCGGTCTTCAACCTGCTGCCCGGCCTCCCGCTGGACGGCGGCCGGATGCTGCGCGCCCTCGTCTGGAAGATCACCGGCAGGCCCATGAGCGGCACCATCGCCGCCGCCTGGGTCGGCCGCGCGCTCGCCGTCACCGTCCTCATCGGACTGCCGCTGCTCACCCACACCGGGGCCCTCGGCACCGCCCGCCCCGAGATCGGCGGCGCCGACTCGCTCACCGACGCGCTGCTCGCCGCGATCCTCGCCGCCATCATCTGGACCGGCGCCGGCAACAGCCTGCGGATGGCCCGGCTGCGCGAACGCCTCCCCGACCTCACCGCCCGCACCCTGACCCGGCGCGCCGTCCCCGTCGAGACCGACACCCCGCTCTCCGAGGCGCTGCGCCGCGCCAACGACGCCGGCGCCCGCGCCCTGGTCGTCGTCGACCGCCAGGGCACACCCACCGCCCTCGTCCGCGAGGCCGCCATCGTCGGCGTCCCCGACCACCGCCGCCCCTGGGTCGCCGTGGGCACCCTCGCCCAGGACCTCAAGGACGGTATGCGGGTCTCCGCCGAACTCGCCGGCGAGGACCTCCTGGAATACCTGCGGGCCACCCCCGCCACCGAATACCTCGTCATCGAGGAGACCGGTGAGATCTACGGCGTGCTGTCCACCGCCGACGTCGAGCGGGCCTTCGTCTCCGCCATGGCCCGCAAGGCTGCTTGA
- a CDS encoding tRNA (adenine-N1)-methyltransferase, whose amino-acid sequence MSEPTGAARRRGPFKVGDQVQLTDPKGRHYTFTLEEGKSFHTHKGAFPHDELIGAPEGSVVRTTGNVAYLALRPLLPDYVLSMPRGAAVVYPKDAGQILAMADIFPGARVVEAGVGSGSLSSFLLRAIGDDGMLHSYERRADFAEIATQNVERYFGGPHPAWTLTVGDLQDNLSDADVDRVILDMLAPWECLEAVSKALVPGGILCAYVATTTQMARTVEAIREHGTFNEPSAWETMVRTWHVEGLAVRPDHRMIGHTGFLLTARRLADGVEPPLRRRRPAKGAYGEDYTGPGKDAAAASGGGSADRG is encoded by the coding sequence ATGTCCGAACCGACCGGTGCCGCCCGCCGTCGCGGGCCCTTCAAGGTCGGGGACCAGGTCCAGCTCACCGACCCCAAGGGACGCCACTACACCTTCACGCTCGAAGAGGGAAAAAGCTTCCACACCCACAAGGGAGCCTTCCCCCACGACGAGCTGATCGGTGCTCCCGAGGGCAGCGTTGTCCGTACCACCGGGAACGTCGCCTACCTCGCGCTGCGCCCGCTGCTCCCCGACTACGTCCTGTCCATGCCCCGCGGCGCCGCCGTGGTCTACCCCAAGGACGCGGGGCAGATCCTGGCGATGGCCGACATCTTCCCCGGCGCCCGCGTCGTCGAGGCCGGTGTGGGCTCCGGCTCGCTCAGCAGCTTCCTGCTGCGCGCCATCGGCGACGACGGCATGCTGCACTCCTACGAGCGCCGCGCCGACTTCGCCGAGATCGCCACGCAGAATGTGGAGCGCTACTTCGGCGGTCCGCACCCCGCATGGACGCTCACCGTCGGTGACCTCCAGGACAACCTCTCCGACGCCGACGTCGACCGCGTCATCCTCGACATGCTCGCCCCCTGGGAGTGCCTGGAGGCCGTCTCCAAGGCCCTGGTCCCCGGCGGCATCCTCTGCGCCTACGTCGCGACGACGACGCAGATGGCTCGCACCGTCGAGGCGATCCGCGAACACGGCACCTTCAACGAGCCGTCGGCCTGGGAAACCATGGTCCGCACCTGGCACGTCGAGGGCCTCGCCGTCCGCCCCGACCACCGGATGATCGGCCACACGGGCTTCCTGCTGACCGCCCGCCGCCTCGCCGACGGCGTCGAGCCCCCGCTGCGCCGCCGCCGCCCCGCCAAGGGCGCGTACGGCGAGGACTACACCGGCCCCGGCAAGGACGCGGCGGCGGCATCCGGAGGCGGCTCCGCCGACCGCGGCTGA
- a CDS encoding ferredoxin, translating to MTAQDEAPELEVWIDQDLCTGDGICAQYAPEVFELDIDGLAYVKSTDDELLQDKGATTPVPLKLLNDVRDSAKECPGDCIHVRRVQDLVEVYGPDAE from the coding sequence ATGACCGCACAGGACGAAGCCCCAGAGCTGGAAGTATGGATCGATCAGGATCTGTGCACCGGGGACGGCATCTGTGCGCAGTACGCGCCGGAGGTCTTCGAGCTCGACATCGACGGTCTGGCCTATGTGAAGAGCACCGATGACGAGCTGCTGCAGGACAAGGGGGCCACAACGCCCGTCCCGCTGAAGCTGCTCAATGACGTGCGGGACTCCGCGAAGGAGTGCCCCGGGGACTGCATCCACGTCCGCCGCGTCCAGGACCTCGTCGAGGTCTACGGCCCGGACGCGGAGTAG